One Hordeum vulgare subsp. vulgare chromosome 4H, MorexV3_pseudomolecules_assembly, whole genome shotgun sequence DNA window includes the following coding sequences:
- the LOC123449902 gene encoding subtilisin-like protease 4, producing MSMRSLVAAVFPLLLAQLLLGACHGQQDGRKNYVVHLEPREDEDGGAALPVEEWHRSFLPVAAPSSAGDGAGAGPRIIYSYSHVLTGFAARLSDAEADALRRRDGCIRLYPEEFLPLATTHSPGFLGLHLGKDGFWSRSGFGKGVVIGLLDTGILPSHPSFGDAGMPPPPKKWKGACEFKAIAGAGGCNNKVIGARAFGSAAVNDTAPPVDDAGHGTHTASTAAGNFVENADVRGNAHGTASGMAPHAHLAVYKVCSRSRCSIMDVIAGLDAAVKDGVDVISMSIDVSDGAQFNYDLVAVATYKAIERGIFVSAAAGNAGPTAGSVSNCAPWMLTVAAGTTDRAIRTTVKLGNGQEFDGESLFQPHNNSAGRPVPLVFPGASGDPDARGCSSLPDSVSGKVVLCESRGFTQHVEQGQTVKAYSGAGMILMNKPEEGYTTFANAHVLPASHVSNAAGSKITAYFKSTPNPTASITFKGTVLGISPAPTVAFFSSRGPSKASPGILKPDISGPGMNILAAWAPSEMHPEFIDDVSLAFFMESGTSMSTPHLSGIAAVIKSLHPSWSPAAIKSALMTSSDIADHAGVPVKDEQYRRASFFTMGAGYVNPSRAVDPGLVYDLSPNDYIPYLCGLGYGDDGVKEIVHRRVDCAKLKPITEAELNYPSLVVKLLSQPITVRRTVKNVGKADSVYTAVVDMPKEVSVTVRPPMLRFTKVNERQSFTVTVRWAGKQPAVAGAEGNLKWVSPEHVVRSPIVVPPAKVVA from the coding sequence ATGAGCATGAGGAGCCTCGTGGCCGCCGTGttccccctcctcctcgcgcAGCTGCTGCTGGGCGCGTGCCATGGGCAGCAGGATGggcggaagaactacgtggtgcaCCTCGAGCCGAGGGAGGACGAGGATGGGGGCGCCGCTCTCCCGGTCGAGGAATGGCACCGCTCCTTCCTGCCGGTGGCCGCCCCCAGCTCGGCCGGCGACGGCGCCGGCGCCGGGCCGAGGATCATCTACTCCTACAGCCACGTGCTGACCGGGTTCGCGGCGCGGCTCAGCGACGCGGAGGCGGACGCGCTGCGGCGCAGGGACGGCTGCATCCGGCTCTACCCCGAGGAGTTCCTGCCGCTGGCCACCACCCACTCGCCGGGCTTCTTGGGTCTGCATCTCGGCAAGGATGGCTTCTGGAGCCGGTCTGGGTTTGGTAAGGGCGTCGTGATTGGGCTCCTCGACACCGGCATCCTGCCTAGCCACCCCTCCTTTGGTGACGCCGGCATGCCGCCGCCGCCCAAGAAGTGGAAGGGCGCGTGCGAGTTCAAGGCGATTGCCGGGGCGGGCGGATGCAACAACAAGGTCATCGGCGCGCGCGCGTTCGGCAGCGCCGCCGTCAACGACACGGCGCCCCCCGTCGACGACGCCGGCCACGGCACGCACACGGCCAGTACGGCCGCGGGGAACTTCGTGGAGAACGCCGATGTCCGTGGCAATGCGCACGGGACGGCGTCCGGGATGGCGCCGCACGCGCACCTGGCCGTGTACAAGGTGTGCTCGCGCAgccggtgctccatcatggacgtCATCGCCGGGCTCGACGCCGCCGTCAAGGACGGCGTCGACGTCATCTCCATGTCCATCGACGTCTCGGACGGCGCGCAGTTCAACTACGACCTCGTTGCCGTCGCCACGTACAAGGCCATCGAGCGTGGCATCTTCGTCAGCGCCGCCGCCGGCAATGCCGGGCCGACCGCAGGCAGCGTCTCCAACTGCGCGCCGTGGATGCTCACGGTCGCCGCCGGCACCACGGATCGCGCGATACGCACGACGGTGAAGCTCGGCAACGGCCAGGAGTTCGACGGCGAGTCCCTGTTCCAGCCCCACAACAACTCCGCCGGGCGGCCGGTCCCGCTCGTGTTCCCAGGCGCCAGCGGCGACCCGGACGCCCGCGGCTGCAGCTCCCTCCCCGACTCGGTGAGCGGCAAGGTGGTGCTCTGCGAGAGCCGCGGCTTCACGCAGCACGTCGAGCAGGGCCAGACCGTGAAGGCGTACAGCGGCGCCGGCATGATCCTGATGAACAAGCCGGAGGAGGGGTACACCACCTTCGCCAACGCGCATGTCCTGCCGGCGTCGCACGTCAGCAACGCCGCTGGCTCAAAGATCACCGCCTACTTCAAGTCCACGCCCAACCCCACGGCGAGCATCACGTTCAAGGGGACGGTGCTGGGCATCTCCCCCGCCCCGACggtggccttcttctcctcccgcGGGCCGAGCAAGGCCAGCCCGGGCATCCTGAAGCCGGACATCAGCGGGCCGGGGATGAACATCCTCGCCGCGTGGGCGCCGAGCGAGATGCACCCGGAGTTCATCGACGACGTGAGCCTGGCCTTCTTCATGGAGTCCGGCACGTCCATGTCCACCCCGCACCTGAGCGGCATCGCCGCGGTCATCAAGAGCCTGCACCCGAGCTGGTCCCCTGCGGCAATCAAGTCGGCGCTCATGACCTCCTCGGACATCGCGGACCACGCCGGCGTGCCGGTGAAGGACGAGCAGTACCGCCGGGCGAGCTTCTTCACCATGGGCGCCGGGTACGTGAACCCGTCGCGCGCCGTGGACCCGGGCCTGGTCTACGACCTGTCGCCCAACGACTACATCCCGTACCTGTGCGGGCTGGGCTACGGGGACGACGGCGTGAAGGAGATCGTGCACCGCCGCGTGGACTGCGCCAAGCTGAAGCCCATCACCGAGGCGGAGCTCAACTACCCGTCGCTGGTGGTGAAGCTGCTGTCCCAGCCGATCACCGTCCGCCGCACCGTGAAGAACGTGGGCAAGGCCGACTCGGTGTACACGGCCGTGGTGGACATGCCCAAGGAGGTGTCGGTCACGGTGCGCCCGCCGATGCTGCGGTTCACCAAGGTGAACGAGCGGCAGAGCTTCACGGTGACGGTGCGGTGGGCCGGGAAGCAGCCGGCCGTCGCCGGCGCCGAGGGGAACCTCAAGTGGGTCTCCCCCGAGCACGTCGTGCGGAGCCCCATCGTGGTGCCGCCGGCCAAGGTGGTCGCGTAG